Proteins from a single region of Pseudarthrobacter sp. NIBRBAC000502772:
- a CDS encoding carbohydrate ABC transporter permease has translation MLVSALYFLLPVWWLVVAANKKHGEQFSGSGLWFDGVHIIENVRILMTEGDGIFLRWMLNSILYAGLGATVGTFLSAMAGYALAKYSFPGRGLIFSTILAAVLIPKIMFTLPLFMMFSNVSLINNPLAVLLPSIVSPFGVYLSRVFAAQSVPDELIEAGRLDGASEFRIFSDISVRVMAPALVTIFLFNFVEIWNNYLLPAMVLNDSALQPVTVGLVAWNGSNGNVPQATVVVGALLSIIPLIVAFLCLQRFWRAGLTAGAVK, from the coding sequence ATGCTCGTTTCCGCCCTCTATTTCCTCCTGCCGGTTTGGTGGCTTGTTGTTGCCGCCAACAAAAAGCATGGCGAACAGTTCTCCGGATCCGGGCTCTGGTTCGATGGCGTCCACATCATCGAAAACGTCCGCATCCTCATGACGGAGGGGGATGGGATCTTCCTGCGCTGGATGCTGAACAGTATTCTCTATGCCGGGCTGGGAGCCACAGTCGGGACGTTCTTGTCCGCCATGGCCGGCTATGCGCTGGCGAAGTACAGTTTTCCGGGCCGCGGCCTGATTTTCTCCACGATCCTCGCAGCAGTACTGATTCCCAAGATCATGTTTACGCTTCCGCTGTTCATGATGTTCAGCAACGTCAGCCTGATCAACAACCCCCTGGCAGTACTGCTCCCGAGCATCGTGAGCCCTTTCGGTGTATACCTTTCGCGGGTATTTGCTGCGCAGTCAGTTCCCGATGAGCTCATTGAAGCCGGGCGGCTCGACGGAGCGAGTGAATTCCGGATCTTCTCCGACATCTCTGTTCGCGTCATGGCGCCAGCACTCGTCACGATTTTCCTCTTCAACTTCGTTGAAATATGGAACAACTACCTGCTGCCCGCCATGGTGCTGAACGACTCGGCCCTGCAACCGGTCACGGTAGGACTCGTTGCGTGGAACGGCAGCAACGGAAATGTACCGCAAGCGACGGTTGTCGTCGGCGCATTGCTGTCCATCATTCCCCTCATCGTCGCCTTCCTGTGCCTCCAGCGCTTCTGGCGGGCCGGACTCACCGCGGGAGCTGTCAAATGA